In Phacochoerus africanus isolate WHEZ1 chromosome 16, ROS_Pafr_v1, whole genome shotgun sequence, one genomic interval encodes:
- the LOC125117487 gene encoding ATP synthase subunit g, mitochondrial-like, which produces MAQFVRNLPEKAPVLVNAAVTYSKPRLATFWHYAKVELVPPTPAEIPTAIQSLKKIVNSAQTGSFKQLTVKEALLNGLVATEVLMWFYAGEIIGKRGIIGYDV; this is translated from the coding sequence ATGGCCCAGTTTGTCCGTAACCTCCCGGAGAAGGCACCGGTCTTGGTTAACGCTGCTGTGACTTACTCGAAGCCTAGATTGGCCACATTTTGGCACTATGCCAAGGTGGAGCTGGTTCCTCCAACCCCTGCTGAGATCCCTACAGCTATTCAGAGCCTGAAAAAAATAGTCAATAGTGCTCAAACTGGTAGCTTCAAACAGCTCACAGTTAAGGAAGCTCTGCTGAATGGTTTGGTGGCCACCGAGGTGTTGATGTGGTTTTATGCCGGCGAGATCATAGGCAAGCGTGGCATCATTGGCTATGATGTTTAA